The following are encoded together in the Apis mellifera strain DH4 linkage group LG4, Amel_HAv3.1, whole genome shotgun sequence genome:
- the LOC408774 gene encoding lysosomal-trafficking regulator isoform X1: MLCDRVTCSSNSGPRTLPEEDNFYPWFSFDELMSHEEDTRLRTEEREEDDEKEFEERPVMSSVSINKLQILWDHFIHAEPQSYEKSCWLDIFLAEFLAQIKEGREVKDALSFCSVGGGGVSTLIACELLSDVHELCAKRIDGDELARLRKYLAQDRGWRCLATLHLLGVRGLSCGREFVALLIALYPVVLQEEANRNNKDDTVSLDTIPRARNPYVKFYPNDEDTVDTIDIVSHVKRKASRSGRGQFHENNAPSSRARKAASRRYSSIATKSLMSTARHKQKSYGVSYEAPRRDTAESCGSSESEFVTDGVDQSRSLTLKIRLNPMDFEYFTSVVRSDEEQKWETPLYELPTRPAKKTPKDYVDERVENVLNSRISNFETSLLIIQLLQGLRDHDTPAEQTPAVQVLKFALDTLWSLQFGIDGGGLTGAECATLKASAARLMLTALERVLRANEPTTAVIHNGLLPMTLRLLEDACSKPVNVVSAGEGSLLQEFIFATIYGVITFLYCLLHQQGATTEKLSDFLELFQLFTESQDGRLVERAIFAILDLPSVDSSRSIARARKIIDMIGALTSSLKSVRRDISHVANCNRGKHKSCINNVQIYHHSDIFGASYSEPIVGTVMKQACCISSLFMILTNLLKHSHPLATELQVRLIKVFTAAGTCCCFPPSILMISIATLLKKRDPPTYVTAVAFLERILFKELGGYAETELCAICDRPSTYSWNFLSMYADLLTPDDPKLCHTVMAHLLKIGPCSKFHIRRELLVKVFFPIFLRAKTYYTTDRENTIAKFLVQSSLCAMSCLMVNAQMCEAFNEINGLEEALILLSDATFTRNVYALLEITVIVEIWKTNFPESDSFDNTEKYAVRSLFDSLEAETIQLLSVFTNSMDSLVDDKQTRSNVRDMEETSTIVAQESSTFQEQQVVERKSSDTISWVSKVFDSGGTSWQDQGTDAIKKLNLYQASVAWRAAAGVALCSPKFRAQLSSHSVSQKSLQLFIMLAVHISTDSITDINKSAHRLFEALLTCCLTSPLCDRDIIMELGKALMNTGIKLGRGLTIIVEVLLKVSMLKPAQEETIPQYTRPRLPSMTLDSIPDCAADDSSTGEYVTADDGYEADVEVPAQSLHNNTVKRSNSLGPVIEPRGHANAHPALCLLAVDLLIHFSEQGLDVETASIITTGLRKVAVTCRESASSCAALAGAGVITKMLRGFKHIFSSRDTEYQDLQHAVLEVFTLLATQSISPTELVMYLSLFKVDTPPLLSLLEPLFHLILAARPQPNFIISFPVSSDNKTLSKIQSEKYKNLEKVENLVNNFRKKHFTSGICSPWSVHATCLPIGPELAWPVWLHGCSVSMWLRVERGLPVSGKGTLISTSPLLDSDNESLSDWGILSDNWSREDHSMSDLFLGTSVVAGSSSPPTPTSIIHMMSIGFESLVLETWLDLRSDKLILRLTRPDDKTNRTISETSVTGMLPSGQWHHLALNFKDTVLNKHSAVVQVVLWVDGWREINAQLPFDGLLVRKPGTTCVLLGQLGSSTIGAWYLGNLMVFRCPVFTKEKALYLASLGPNYTNLAECILSTDKPDFTSLIVSGALDGIREIKFEGGKFDTSRRKSYGGTYLRHAVETKVSEAKIDWDSVMDATNSHLGELQDNLLLNYEAQNPNIVHLYPQAIANPAAVVRNLFPGQPGFRVVSAPEHRVSQQPPLSVAPILSARLECQQYRGLVPAAILIGGIPVFLYLFARVVELNSKEEEQALALSIILHLIRNDSEFLNQYRSEGGTSLILRILESSRCHAGRHILKAMLDAACDSSILIKDIGSGNHLVSQNCEAVITDPELIKGALTAWRIWAKHDTLNLLLQALLLLLKDQHSQREFNASQLNRIGVVDTVLTLCKEHFMYEELGATLDSSTGTAVVELIRALMGAPPEFAHLVAITDYLILVHQASETYITHSRHNIYFLLPPIGEKKIVNIASTITSSSSDESIKTFENNKLNKGLTNSQIQKNRMPKRKERRNGPSQDTSAGEDSGIAASDGSNPFGNERQSIWTDEKKACQGLVCEGLLLLLRDAVRVLPDSQVGSVLKHVLRAELLLVLANNPDTRVRTALIKLVQTYLQRASDEEVNKFIKQKYFIHLANQIALYPGSESLIIALENLALRGPTLAAMPPLLAIIAKSAITESNIAKPIISFITDLIAKNPTALRSLLEQGLIESLVQALVGGAHKGGSTSLYRDIHVLLVTIATKLLESPGNHQMQAILDLHLILNHMELKERSHCIKNRTCVSIVRDAQVALFDGELDVLTAKVSNQSSFRLRSTASYLASASHITSVFTTSSNQSDGSRSSSYTSLHTPSVVTTREPSKGELLERFRIILTRAVEFITAADESPSGNELQLTKRLLSILLHGFCNPLQKRNHWSSGWSTRHVLRKYTAKIMVWLLGPHQSNNTRIFAVRSLMEEPKTREILSSLLEVHPQVEQKFTVFFWDLLQRRDEMPSADARICVELKEALNIWDLAKGIEQASPGIWNEELTLLRRELMRDRDIWIDNNLPAIQRIANRFDVLAKQLTESAMAITRTVVEEQNRERKVLMERLKHSRAMEAQAIAKWRDLARRLTHERAPWFFSNSYPKSWELDPTEGPARIRIRLQRCHLNIDRRFFLNEYQDKLDTMDVEAPLSYLFTTNRQDANATALIERLHTSERIRKMSQAKVVTPRAELAGEVLIGETCLYFIPDNPDVLLHTDIALGGLDLAMVGGTAWRLEDIRELHKRRYQLQERAIEIFLITGRTYLLAFNSSKERDEFVTELSTCNLPRRIPGDDLSESISLWRSGALTNWEYITCLNKLAGRSYNDLMQYPVFPFVLADYISEKIDLNNLKIYRNFKRPMAVQDKKNEQHYINNYNYLKQALSEGLNLIALNQEPFHYGSHYSNSGTVLHFLVRLPPFTSMFLCYQDDNFDIPDRTFHALATTWRLTSCDSTTDVKELIPEFFYLPEFLLNSEGFNFGIRQNGNRVGDVELPKWCGGDARLFILAHRAALEADLVREVLPYWIDLVFGFRQTGRPAVEAINVFHPATYYGFNVEQIADPLERQAWETMVRTYGQTPAQLFRVAHPLPIQNLGNTVVHSSLPQVIDGVDGIKWGNYVGAPGNEPVLCWKHKHRAPLASLVPLITGDVFGLPSYTTLLLAYTKEKGTNMLSGTSVLAAALVSWNGTDGIARLKCKKEQPPRPLIKSSGLDPITILGSAPDCGQLWIGHLSGRITVHTYTVIISKIDFNSTPASILLAHRNRITTISLSRAFSIAVTGDAIGVIVIWDLNSLTYIRSIFCDQNYPIRLLSISETLGDIAVTYEVPKISENTSSSESELKVFTINARAVGSILSKTKITAVCYSNAPEGVSVNVIATGLDNGIIRLWSSWDLKLVREIINGMRGCGAIIAIAWALDQHHFYAVTEDFTILIWEGSKRLSNGTPKFVNLTSL; this comes from the exons ATGTTAT GTGATCGGGTTACGTGTTCCTCGAACAGTGGTCCTCGAACGTTACCCGAGgaggataatttttatccatgGTTCAGCTTCGACGAGCTCATGAGCCATGAAGAAGATACGCGGTTGAGAACCGAGGAGCGGGAAGAGGACGACGAGAAGGAGTTTGAAGAACGTCCAGTAATGTCTTCGGTTTCCATTAACAAACTGCAGATTTTGTGGGATCATTTCATACATGCAGAACCGCAAAGCTACGAG AAATCATGCTGGTTGGACATATTTCTCGCAGAATTTCTTGCTCAAATAAAAGAAGGCCGAGAAGTGAAAGATGCCCTATCGTTTTg TTCCGTCGGCGGTGGTGGCGTATCTACTCTCATAGCTTGCGAGCTGCTCTCGGACGTCCATGAGCTTTGCGCGAAAAGGATCGACGGAGACGAGCTTGCCAGACTGAGAAAGTATTTGGCGCAGGATCGTGGCTGGCGTTGTTTGGCAACTCTGCACCTGCTCGGTGTACGGGGGCTCTCATGTGGACGCGAATTCGTGGCCCTGCTCATCGCTCTGTATCCGGTTGTCCTTCAAGAGGAAGCGAATCGTAACAACAAAGATGATACCGTTTCATTAGATACGATTCCCCGCGCGCGAAATCCTTACGTAAAATTCTATCCGAACGACGAGGACACCGTGGACACGATTGACATCGTGTCGCACGTGAAACGAAAAGCGTCGAGATCGGGTCGAGGGCAATTTCACGAGAACAATGCACCGTCGTCGAGAGCGAGGAAGGCGGCTAGTCGTAGGTACAGCAGCATCGCTACGAAATCACTAATGTCAACCGCTCGCCACAAGCAAAAATCGTACGGTGTTTCGTACGAGGCTCCTCGTCGCGACACGGCCGAGAGTTGCGGGAGCAGCGAATCCGAATTCGTGACAGATGGCGTGGATCAGTCGCGATCTCTCACGTTGAAAATCCGCCTGAATCCGATGGATTTCGAATACTTCACTTCCGTCGTGAGAAGCGACGAGGAGCAGAAATGGGAGACGCCGCTCTACGAGCTCCCCACTCGGCCGGCTAAGAAAACACCGAAAGATTACGTGGACGAGCGCGTCGAGAACGTTCTGAACTCGAGGATCAGCAATTTCGAGACGAGCCTTTTGATCATTCAGTTGCTTCAAGGATTGCGCGATCACGATACACCCGCCGAGCAAACACCCGCCGTACAAGTTCTCAAGTTTGCCCTGGACACATTATGGTCCCTTCAATTCGGTATAGATGGTGGAGGATTGACAGGGGCCGAGTGCGCTACGTTGAAAGCTTCGGCAGCGAGGTTAATGCTCACGGCGTTGGAACGGGTGTTGAGAGCGAACGAGCCGACCACCGCTGTCATCCACAACGGTTTGTTGCCCATGACGTTGAGACTGCTCGAGGACGCTTGCAGCAAACCGGTGAACGTGGTCTCGGCCGGGGAGGGGTCCCTCCTGCAAGAGTTCATTTTCGCCACCATATACGGAGTGATAACGTTTCTTTATTGTTTGTTACATCAACAAGGCGCCACGACGGAGAAATTGTCAGACTTTTTGGAATTGTTTCAACTGTTCACCGAGAGCCAGGATGGGAGGCTGGTGGAGAGGGCAATTTTCGCGATTCTCGATTTACCGAGCGTCGATTCGTCGAGGTCGATAGCTCGCGCTCGGAAAATCATCGATATGATAGGCGCGTTAACGAGTAGTTTGAAGTCCGTGCGACGTGATATCTCTCATGTAGCAAATTGCAACAGAGGAAAACACAAATCTTGCATCAACAACGTTCAGATTTACCACCATTCGGATATATTTGGTGCCTCGTACTCTGAACCGATCGTCGGCACGGTAATGAAACAGGCATGTTgcatctcttctcttttcatgATACTCACCAATCTTCTTAAACACTCTCATCCCCTGGCCACCGAGTTACAAGTTAGATTGATCAAAGTTTTTACCGCAGCGGGCACGTGTTGCTGTTTCCCACCGAGCATACTCATGATCAGTATCGCCACTCTTTTGAAGAAACGTGATCCGCCAACTTACGTCACTGCCGTCGCATTTTTAGAACGTATCCTTTTCAAGGAGCTCGGTGGGTACGCAGAAACGGAACTGTGCGCCATCTGCGACAGGCCCTCGACTTATTCGTGGAACTTTTTGAGCATGTACGCGGATTTGTTGACACCGGACGATCCGAAATTGTGCCACACCGTGATGGCACACCTATTAAAAATAGGCCCATGCTCGAAATTCCATATTAGGCGGGAATTACTCGTAAAAGTTTTCTTTCCGATCTTCTTGAGAGCAAAGACATATTACACAACCGATCGAGAAAATACGATCGCCAAGTTTCTCGTCCAATCTTCCCTATGTGCTATGTCGTGCTTGATGGTAAATGCGCAAATGTGCGAGGCATTCAACGAGATCAACGGATTGGAGGAAGCACTGATCTTGCTGTCCGACGCGACTTTCACAAGGAACGTTTACGCTCTGTTAGAAATCACCGTCATTGTGGAGATATGGAAGACGAATTTTCCCGAATCCGATTCTTTCGACAATACGGAGAAATACGCGGTTCGATCTCTCTTCGATTCACTCGAGGCAGAAACTATTCAATTATTGTCCGTTTTCACAAATTCGATGGACAGTCTCGTTGATGATAAACAAACTCGATCAAATGTTCGGGATATGGAAGAAACAAGCACCATCGTAGCGCAGGAATCAAGCACATTCCAAGAACAACAGGTTGTAGAGAGAAAATCATCCGATACGATTTCGTGGGTATCAAAAGTATTTGACAGTGGCGGTACATCGTGGCAGGATCAGGGAACAGACGCGATCAAGAAATTGAATCTGTACCAGGCTAGCGTCGCGTGGAGAGCCGCAGCTGGAGTGGCGCTTTGCAGTCCAAAATTTCGAGCTCAATTGTCGTCACACTCTGTGTCGCAAAAATCTTTGCAGCTTTTCATAATGCTAGCCGTACATATATCCACAGATAGTATCACGG ATATCAATAAATCAGCTCACAGACTCTTCGAGGCTTTGCTCACGTGTTGTTTAACATCCCCATTGT GTGACCGAGATATAATTATGGAATTGGGAAAAGCTCTGATGAACACGGGAATTAAATTAGGTCGTGGATTAACTATCATCGTGGAGGTATTATTGAAAGTCTCTATGTTAAAACCAGCGCAAGAAGAGACTATACCTCAATATACTCGTCCTAGG TTACCGTCAATGACGCTAGACTCAATACCAGATTGTGCCGCTGATGATAGTAGTACGGGTGAATACGTGACTGCTGATGATGGTTACGAAGCAGATGTAGAAGTGCCAGCGCAAAGCCTTCACAATAATACCGTAAAAAGAAGTAATTCGTTGGGACCGGTGATTGAACCCAGAGGCCATGCAAATGCTCATCCAGCATTGTGTTTGTTGGCAGTTGATTTGTTGATTCATTTCAGCGAACA AGGTTTGGATGTTGAAACGGCATCCATTATAACTACTGGATTAAGAAAAGTTGCAGTCACATGTAGAGAAAGTGCCTCGAGTTGCGCCGCTCTGGCGGGAGCAGGAgtaattacaaaaatgttacgtggttttaaacatatatttagtAGTAGAGATACCGAATATCaag aTCTGCAACACGCTGTACTAGAAGTGTTTACTTTGTTAGCAACACAATCGATTTCACCAACGGAACTAGTCatgtatttatctttattcaaaGTTGACACGCCACCGCTACTATCATTGTTGGAACCACTTTTTCATCTAATTCTAGCCGCACGCCCGCAACCTAACTTCATCATATCTTTTCCTGTATCCTctgataataaaacattatcgaaaattcagtcggaaaaatataaaaatttggaaaaggtagaaaatcttgtaaataatttccgaaaaaaacattttacatCGGGAATATGCAGTCCATGGTCTGTACACGCAACGTGTTTACCAATTGGCCCGGAATTAGCTTGGCCCGTTTGGTTGCATGGTTGCTCTGTTTCAATGTGGTTGAGGGTTGAAAGAGGATTACCTGTTAGTGGCAAAGGAACATTGATTAGCACCTCGCCGTTACTCGATTCAGACAATGAAAGTTTATCGGATTGGGGTATTCTATCTGACAATTGGAGTCGCGAAG ACCATTCGATGTCTGATCTTTTCTTGGGTACATCAGTCGTAGCAGGTTCCTCGTCTCCTCCTACACCAACATCGATTATTCATATGATGTCCATCGGATTTGAGTCTCTGGTGCTTGAAACATGGTTGGATCTTAGATCAG acaaattaattttacgattaacTCGACCGGATGACAAAACGAATCGAACAATCTCTGAAACATCTGTAACTGGTATGCTTCCTTCGGGTCAATGGCACCATTTAGCATTGAATTTTAAAGACACGGTTCTAAATAAACATAGCGCGGTGGTCCAGGTTGTGCTTTGGGTAGATGGCTGGAGAGAAATCAATGCTCAATTACCATTTGACGGATTGTTAGTGAGAAAACCTGGAACTACATGCGTCCTATTAGGACAACTTGGATCTAGTACTATTGGTGCCTGGTATCTTGGAAACTTAATGGTATTTAG gTGCCCAGTGTTTACTAAAGAAAAAGCATTGTATCTGGCAAGTTTAGGACCTAATTACACTAATCTCGCGGAATGTATCTTAAGCACAGATAAACCAGATTTTACATCATTAATTGTATCTGGCGCTTTAGATGgtattcgagaaataaaatttg aaGGAGGAAAATTTGATACAAGTCGAAGGAAATCGTATGGCGGAACGTATTTAAGACACGCTGTTGAAACTAAAGTATCAGAGGCCAAAATTGATTGGGATTCAGTTATGGATGCTACAAATTCACATTTGGGTGAATTGCAAGATAATTTACTTCTTAATTACGAGGCCCAAAATCCTAACATCGTTCATTTATATCCTCAGGCTATTGCAAATCCAGCTG CTGTTGTAAGAAATCTATTTCCGGGTCAACCTGGTTTTAGAGTTGTTTCTGCACCGGAACACAGAGTGTCACAGCAACCACCTTTATCTGTAGCCCCTATACTTTCCGCTCGGTTAGAATGTCAACAATATCGAGGTCTTGTACCTGCTGCCATTTTAATAGGCGGTATacctgtatttttatatttgttcgcAAGA GTAGTTGAACTAAACTCTAAAGAGGAAGAACAAGCATTAGctctttcaataattctacACTTAATACGAAATGATtccgaatttttaaatcagtATCGATCAGAAGGTGGAACATCGTTAATTCTACGCATTTTAGAATCATCACGATGTCACGCAGGTAGACATATTCTGAAAGCAATGTTAGATGCAGCTTGTGATAGTTCGATCCTAATAAAAGATATCGGCAGCGGCAATCATTTGGTCTCACAAAATTGCGAAGCTGTTATCACGGATCCCGAATTGATCAAAGGTGCATTGACCGCGTGGAGAATATGGGCCAAACATGATACATTAAACTTGCTATTGCAggcattgttattattattaaaagatcaaCATTCACAACGTGAGTTTAATGCATCTCAATTAAATAGGATTGGAGTCGTTGATACTGTCTTAACATTATGCAAG gaACATTTTATGTATGAAGAATTGGGTGCTACGCTTGATTCCTCAACTGGAACTGCAGTGGTTGAATTGATTAGGGCACTTATGGGAGCACCTCCAGAATTTGCTCATTTAGTAGCTATTACTGATTACTTAATTCTGGTTCATCAAGCATCTGAAACTTATATCACACACTCGAgacacaatatatattttttattacctcctataggggaaaagaaaattgtgaatattGCTTCTACAATAACTTCTAGTTCTTCAGATGAATCTATAAagacttttgaaaataataaattgaataaaggtTTAACAAATTCACAG attcagaaaaatagaatgcctaaaagaaaagaacgtcGAAATGGACCTTCTCAGGATACTAGTGCTGGTGAGGATTCAGGAATCGCGGCTAGTGATGGATCTAATCCTTTTGGCAat GAAAGGCAATCGATATGGACTGACGAAAAAAAAGCTTGTCAAGGTCTAGTTTGCGAAggacttttattattactccGTGATGCAGTTAGAGTTTTACCTGATAGTCAAGTTGGATCGGTTTTAAAACATGTTTTAAGAGCTGAACTTTTACTTGTATTGGCTAATAATCCGGATACTAGAGTTCGTACCGCGTTAATTAAG ctcGTTCAAACATATTTACAACGTGCTAGTGATGAAGaagtcaataaatttataaaacaaaaatattttatacatttagcAAATCAAATAGCATTATATCCTGGAAgtgaatcattaataattgctTTAGAAAATTTGGCTTTGCGAGGTCCAACTCTGGCTGCAATGCCTCCATTACTGGCTATAATAGCTAAATCAGCAATTACTGAATCAAATATAGCCAAaccaataatatcatttatcacTGATTTAATTGCAaag aatcccACTGCTCTGAGATCGCTTTTAGAACAAGGTTTAATTGAATCTTTAGTACAAGCATTAGTAGGAGGTGCTCATAAAGGTGGTTCTACATCCCTTTATCGAGATATTCATGTACTTCTCGTTACCATTGCTACAAAACTTTTGGAATCTCCAGGAAATCATCAAATGCAGGCTATTCtagatttacatttaatattaaaccatatggaattgaaagaaagatcTCATTGCATTAAAAACAGAACATGTGTGTCAATTGTGAGAGATGCACAAGTAGCACTTTTTGATGGAGAACTTGATGTGCTTACAGCAAAAGTTTCAAATCAATCAAGTTTCCGATTACGTAGTACTGCATCATATTTAGCCTCAGCTTCCCACATAACTTcag ttttCACAACATCTAGTAATCAAAGTGATGGTTCTCGATCATCTAGTTACACGAGCTTGCATACACCTTCTGTTGTAACTACCCGTGAACCGAGCAAAGGAGAATTACTCGAACGATTTCGTATTATTCTTACGCGTGCTGTTGAATTTATAACTGCAGCGGATGAATCACCTTCTGGAAACGAGTTACAATTAactaaaagattattatcgaTTCTATTACATGGTTTTTGTAATCCACTACAAAAGAGAAATCATTGGAGTAGTGGATGGTCAACTAGACatgttttaagaaaatatacagCTAAAATAATGGTATGGTTACTTGGACCACATCAGAGTAATAATACTAGGATTTTTGCTGTCAGATCATTAATGGAAGAACCAAAAACTCGAGAAATTTTATCCTCTCTTCTCGAAGTTCATCCACAA gTAGAACAAAAATTTACTGTATTTTTTTGGGATCTTTTACAACGACGAGATGAAATGCCTAGTGCCGATGCTAGAATATGTGTAGAATTAAAAGAAGCTTTGAATATATGGGATTTGGCAAAAGGTATAGAGCAAGCTAGTCCTGGAATATGGAACGAAGAATTAACTTTGCTTAGGAGAGAACTAATgagagatagagatatatGGATTGATAATAATCTACCTGCAATTCAAAG aattgccAATAGGTTTGATGTACTTGCCAAACAATTAACAGAAAGTGCAATGGCTATAACGCGTACAGTTGTAGAAGAACAAAATCGAGAACGTAAAGTATTAATGGAAAGACTGAAACATTCAAGAGCAATGGAAGCTCAAGCAATTGCTAAATGGAGAGATTTAGCAAGACGTTTAACTCATGAAAGAGCACCTTGGTTCTTTTCAAATAGTTATCCAAAAAGTTGGGAATTGGATCCTACAGAAGGTCCTGCCAGAATTAGAATACGATTACAACGATGTCATTTAAACATTgatcgaagatttttcttgaatGAATATCAAGATAAATTAG atacaatGGATGTTGAAGCacctttatcttatttatttacgacTAATCGACAAGATGCAAATGCTACAGCATTAATTGAGCGATTGCATACTAGTGAGAGAATACGAAAAATGTCTCAAGCAAAAGTAGTTACACCTAGAGCTGAATTAGCTGGTGAAGTTCTCATCGGTGAAACGTGTCTTTATTTTATCCCTGATAATCCTGATGTTTTGTTACACACTGAT ATAGCTTTAGGTGGTTTGGATTTAGCTATGGTAGGTGGAACAGCTTGGCGTCTCGAGGACATTCGAGAACTGCATAAGAGAAGATATCAATTGCAAGAAAGAGCTATTGAAATATTCCTTATTACTGGAAGAACTTATTTATTAGCATTTAATTCTTCAAAG gaaAGAGATGAATTTGTAACGGAATTATCTACTTGTAATTTACCAAGACGAATACCAGGTGATGATTTAAGTGAATCTATTTCATTGTGGAGAAGTGGAGCATTGACAAATTGGGAATATATtacttgtttaaataaattagcaGGTCGttcatataatgatttaatgcAGTATCCTGTATTTCCATTTGTATTAGCAGATTatataagtgaaaaaattgatttaaataatttaaagatttatcg aaatttcaaaCGTCCTATGGCTgtgcaagataaaaaaaatgaacaacattatataaataactataat tATCTTAAACAAGCCTTATCAGAAGGTTTAAACTTAATTGCATTGAATCAAGAACCATTTCATTATGGATCACATTATAGTAATTCCGGAACAGTACTCCACTTTTTAGTACGATTACCGCCATTTACTAGCATGTTTTTATGTTATCAAG atgACAATTTTGATATTCCTGATCGAACTTTTCATGCTCTGGCTACCACATGGAGATTAACTAGTTGTGATTCAACAACAGatgtaaaagaattaattcctgaatttttctatttgcctgaatttttattgaattctgagg gATTTAATTTTGGGATTCGACAAAATGGTAATCGAGTAGGAGACGTTGAATTACCAAAATGGTGCGGAGGCGATGCACGACTTTTTATTCTTGCTCATAGAGCAGCACTAGAAGCAGATCTTGTCAGAGAAGTTTTACCTTATTGGATCGATTTGGTATTTGGATTTAGACAAACTGGCAGACCTGCAGTGGAAGctataaatgtttttcatCCTGCG acttATTATGGATTCAATGTTGAACAAATAGCTGATCCTTTAGAACGTCAAGCATGGGAAACGATGGTACGAACTTATGGTCAGACACCAGCGCAATTATTTAGAGTCGCACATCCTTTACCAATTCAGAATCTTGGAAATACAGTAGTTCATAGTTCATTACCACAAGTGATTGATGGTGTAGATGGTATAAAATGGGGAAATTATGTCGGTGCTCCGGGAAATGAACCAGTTTTATGTTGGAAACATAAACATAGAGCACCTTTAGCATCTTTAGTTCCTTTAATTACTGGTGATGTTTTTGGATTACCAAGTTATACAACTTTATTACTTGCTTACACAAAAGAAAAgg gTACAAATATGTTAAGCGGGACATCTGTATTGGCGGCCGCTTTAGTATCATGGAATGGTACAGATGGGATTGCaagattaaaatgtaaaaaagaacaaCCACCAAGACCATTAATCAAATCTTCGGGTCTCGATCCA attacaaTTTTAGGATCAGCACCAGATTGTGGACAATTGTGGATAGGTCATTTATCTGGTAGAATAACCGTGCACACGTATACAGTTATAATAAGCAAGATTGATTTCAATTCAACGCCAGCATCGATTTTGCTAGCTCATCGAAATAGAATAACAACAATATCTTTATCTCGAGCATTTAGTATCGCTGTAACAGGTGATGCAATTGGTGTTATCGTTATTTGGGATTTAAATag tTTAACATATATAAGATCGATATTCTGTGATCAAAATTATCCTATTCGTTTATTATCGATTAGCGAAACTCTTGGAGATATAGCAGTTACCTATGAAGTTCCTAAGATAAGTGAAAATACGTCTTCCAGTGAATCCGAATTGAaagtatttacaataaatgcaAGAGCAGTTggatcaattttatcaaaaacaaaaataacagCAGTTTGTTATAGCAATGCACCAGAAGGAGTTTCTGTGAATGTTATTGCTACAGGATTGGATAATGGTATAATAAGATTATGGAGTAGTTGGGATTTAAAATTAGTcagagaaattataaatggtATGAGAGGATGCGGAGCAATAATTGCGATAGCATGGGCTTTAGATCAACATCATTTTTATGCTGTAACAGAAGACTTCACAATTCTCATATGGGAGGGATCTAAACGTTTGAGTAATGGTACACCaaaatttgtgaatttaacatcactttaa